A segment of the Corylus avellana chromosome ca2, CavTom2PMs-1.0 genome:
TTAGACAAATTTTGCCTTTCTTTATTGTTGGACATGTATAGTTTGTTTGAACTGAATGATCTTAGTGGATTTGAGCTGCGTTAGCGCCCCCTTTTGATTCGTGGGCTTCTCGCTCCAAGGTGGGGTGTTTAGGTAGTCTAATGTCTGTATAGGTGGTGGGCTTTCTTTGGGCCTGTAAGGTGAAGCCCATTGTCACACTAATGTGTAACATGCCTCTTACTCTTAAAGAATGTTTGAGATTATGtgtgagaaatataatttttaaatttttgttaaaagtgcattttagttatttttagagtaaaaaaagtttaaaaaaaaaaatgcttttaaatttttttacattacaAGTTAGCTTTTGTTTGACACAACACTTTAGATACGAAGAACTCCCTTCTCTcaaaacataatctcaaacaagATGTTAGTAATGTTAACAGAAATTTACTAGACCAGTTCAACACCAAACAATATATCGACACGTATATATCTGTCCGTATCTaatttttgaccattttttctTTGGTAGACATTTGAACTGTATGGTAGATTTTTCTATTGCATTTGGTACACGATCCTTTGGACGTATGTGTAATAATTGGTCCATTTTTCTATTGCATTGATTGCGACCGACCCGATTCATGCTTCCTTTACTCTAATCCTGCTTTAGACTCTCCCCTCCCCTCTCCATCGACGCAGAGTAGAGTCGTACACCGTAGAGTAATCCCCACTTGCCAAACTACCCAAGTCGTCATACGCTGACGTCAACAATCACACCGCATCTAAAGGGAAAGTATTCCACTATTCCTTGCGTATCCCATTACTCGAGACCACGCTACCTATGATGCTCCCTCAACCACCGAGTCCCACCCCCCACCTTCCGGCCTCAACAGAACCGCCTCAACCGCGATTCAAAGCTCAAACACAGAATCCCTAAGGATAATAATCGCACCAAAATGGCAACAAAAACCAAACCATCAATTCTCGTCTTATCTcttctcatcatcatcatcaatatcTTTTCATCTCGGCCGTCGCTCGCATCAGAGCCGTCCAAttctccctcctcctcctcctcttcttcctccagATGGGCCCCACGCTTCTTGGGCAGATTCTCACAGCCACCGAATCACAGTCATCgtcatcaacaacaacaacaaaaataccgGTACGAAACCCGATACTTTTCGCAGCGGCTCGACCACTTCAGCTTCTCGGAGCTCCCGAATTTCCCGCAGCGGTACCTCATCAGCACCGAGCACTGGGCGGGCCCTCAACGCCGTGGCCCCATCTTCTTCTATTGCGGCAATGAGGGCGACATCGCGTGGTTCGCCGCTAATACCGGCTTCGTCTGGGAAATCGCTCCTCGCTTCGGCGCCATGGTCGTTTTTCCTGAAGtaagtctttcttttttcttttgctcctGTTATTGGAAAACACGTGTAGCTTGAAACTATTTGATCGATGGGCAGCACCGATACTATGGCGAGTCTATGCCGTATGGAAGTAGAGACGAGGCGTACAAGAACGCCACTACGTTATCCTATCTCACGGCCGAACAAGCCCTCGCCGATTTCGCGGTGTTGATTAGGGAATTGAAGCGAAATTTGTCCGCCGAGGCTTGTCCTGTCGTGTTATTCGGTGGATCCTACGGTGGAAGTAAGTGTTCTCGCACATTGTAAGAAATGATgtttgcatttctttttctgTTAGCATTGGTTAATTGACTAATTATTGGCATTATATATATTCGAATTAGTGTTAGCGGCATGGATGAGACTCAAGTATCCTCACGTTGCCGTTGGTGCGCTTGCTTCTTCGGCACCGATTCTTCAGTTTGAAGATATTGTGCCTCCCGAAACATTTTATGACATTGTTTCCAATACTTTCAAGGTGTGCTTCTCTTTGTCGTTTGCTTTCATCTCCGTTATAGTATTCATTATATGTATATGGGCTGCATTATAACATGATCACTTTCTTCATAGCGTGAAAGTACCAGCTGTTTTAACACTATAAAGGAGTCATGGGATGTAATAACATCCGAGGGTCAGAAAAATGATGGCCTTCTGCAACTGACCAAAACGTTCCGCTTATGCGGGTAaggaaaaagaatgaaagaaatgtaTGCCCTGTTTCTGTATGAGCTAATGATGACTGAATACAAATAGTCTTGTTTATACTGAGTATTTTTCTAGTTTGGGTTATTGAGTCTTAACTAATCAGAGGAAGTTGACAGGACATTAAAAAGCACAGAAGATCTGAGAAATTGGTTGGATTCTGCTTATAGTTATTTGGCAATGGTGAACTACCCTTATAGTTCTGAGTTTATGATGCCGTTGCCTGGACATCCAATAAGAGAGGTTAGTTGAGTTTATGATACAATTTGAAAAATCTCTCACGGTTtgcacacatatgaagaatctCATAGTCTAAATTAAAGTCCTTTGATACCTGTTATTTGCCACCTATTTGTTCCATAACCAAAAGTATCTTATACCAACTGTTTAGCTCGCAGGACATCAATTTTGAGCAATATTGTTTAAATTTCTGGAGCACTTTCAATTTTGTTACAAATTAGATATAATTTGAATCTTCTTGTAGGTTTGCAGAAAGATGGATGGCTCTCCTACTGGTTCTAGCATTCTGGAGCGCATATTTGAAGGAGTAAGCATCTATTACAACTATTCTGGAAGCGTTGACTGCTTTCAATTGGATGATGATCCTCATGGCTTGGATGGTTGGAACTGGCAGGTCTAGAGCTCCTTAGTACTTTTTTATGTTAttgtatttttctaaatgatggTTGGTGATAAATAACTTatcaattttgttgttgtttatttaCGTGcttccactttttatttttcataatatagGCATGCACCGAGATGGTTATGCCAATGTCTAGTAGCCGGGATGTGAGCATGTTTCCAACATATGACTATAATTTCTCTTCCTTTCAAGATGAATGCTGGAAAGATTTCAGGGTGATTCCCAGGCCTAGATGGATAACAACGGTGTTTGGTGGACATGTAAGTGTCACGcatttcaaatttattgataACATCCATTTAAATCAAATTGCATTAGAATATTTTCTCTAAAGAGTGACAGCTTGCATTTTTTAGTTGCTGATTCTGTTCATAGTGGTCTTATTATCTCTTCcgttctaccttttttttttggttggtagTAATTGGTTGTTGAGTTACATAACATATTTATCTTAGTGGATTGTATGGGCAATTTCAAGTGTTCAAATCAAACGCAGAAATTTTGGAAACCGGTAACTTTTTGCAACAGCATGGTCCATTCCGTGGATGATGCCTTTTAGCTCTCACATACATAATATCCAGAAGGGTTTTACTTCTCAAATGCTATATTATAAATCTGATCTTTTGTATTTCGTTGTGAAGGATATCAAGACCGCCCTGAAAAAGTTTGGAAGTAacatcattttctcaaatggCCTGTTGGATCCCTGGAGTGGTGGCGGGTACTTCTTCATTCTGCATATATTATTGCCTAGTgttgttaaaaatttaaaatctgaATTCTGATCATTGTACATGACATCTGTTGCAGTGTCCTGCAGAATGTATCTGAAACTATTGTTGCTCTTGTTACTAAAGAAGGTAATGTTTCTTGTGAGTACATCTTCTGTTCTTAGATCAACTATAATGTGCTTCACTTTTATTTGTGAGAAGGACTATTTGGTGGgtcaaaattgattttttatcaaATCGGTCATGATAACAGGACATGAGGGCTAAAGGCAGGCACCCATCTTATTTACTTGAAATCTACAATCTTGAATGGATACGAACTGATCTAATCCCTActtggctttttctttttcttttttccccaaaaatatCGTGGTTGGTTGATCCTATTCAAGTAGTGGGTGTCAAAAGATATAATATTATAGATAATTTATGAGAATAAGAATCTACTGGCCTAGCCATCCCAATGTTATCGAGTTCCAACATGTGGCTCAATAGAAGCTGGTAGTTGGCCCAACCAACTCAAAGGGTCAGTTTCAGTTGTTTTAGTATGATTGGCTTGTTTTGTCACTTCTAATGATATTGTGGTAAATCAATCAACAAAGCCAGATCCCTCGCTGATTGTATTTGACCACATTGATCCTTTTAGCTTGTGTAGGACTACTTCATGTCTTTTTAATTAACTCAAAATCTTCTTTTTCAAATTGCCTCCTCAATACAAGTGACATTAGTGTGAGTCGAGAGTCCCAAGTCTTTGTCTTGTGAAATTCATTCAAGACTTGTCTCTCATTTTGTCCTCATACACTGCTTCCTTGTGTATTTGTTTGTTGttggaaaatgatatttcaagACCAGTTTTTGTTTCTTCCACACAACCCTATCTCGTAGTGTGGGAACTAAAGTTGTAAGAGGGGTTGTGGAAGAAACAACAACTGGTGTAGAAATAGGGCTACCCTTTCTAATTTTACCTTGATTTTTATATTTCCATCTTAATATTCTCATTTTAAGGAAATTCAAATGAAGCAATCCAAAACAGCCTACACCATATCTTGACTTACTTTGGTCTTTAATCTTGTTTTTCCCTGATCTTTGGCTGGCTGCATgagtgtgtgtatgtgtgtgtttaTGTGAGTGTGGATTATGCAATCCTGCAATATGATGCTATTGTCAGCTAAAGGTCTTTTTATCAGACGGAGCAAGTAAAGCAGCTAAACCATAgaaacaatattattttgctaAAAGTAATGCgttccttttattatttatttttcaggaGCACATCATATAGATTTACGTGCATCAACCTCAGAAGATCCTGATTGGTTGCTAGAGCAGAGGGCAATTGAAATCAAGTTGATTGAAGGGTGGATAAGTAACTACT
Coding sequences within it:
- the LOC132171315 gene encoding uncharacterized protein LOC132171315 — translated: MATKTKPSILVLSLLIIIINIFSSRPSLASEPSNSPSSSSSSSSRWAPRFLGRFSQPPNHSHRHQQQQQKYRYETRYFSQRLDHFSFSELPNFPQRYLISTEHWAGPQRRGPIFFYCGNEGDIAWFAANTGFVWEIAPRFGAMVVFPEHRYYGESMPYGSRDEAYKNATTLSYLTAEQALADFAVLIRELKRNLSAEACPVVLFGGSYGGMLAAWMRLKYPHVAVGALASSAPILQFEDIVPPETFYDIVSNTFKRESTSCFNTIKESWDVITSEGQKNDGLLQLTKTFRLCGTLKSTEDLRNWLDSAYSYLAMVNYPYSSEFMMPLPGHPIREVCRKMDGSPTGSSILERIFEGVSIYYNYSGSVDCFQLDDDPHGLDGWNWQACTEMVMPMSSSRDVSMFPTYDYNFSSFQDECWKDFRVIPRPRWITTVFGGHDIKTALKKFGSNIIFSNGLLDPWSGGGVLQNVSETIVALVTKEGAHHIDLRASTSEDPDWLLEQRAIEIKLIEGWISNYYQEEKAIFNM